TACGGGGATGCATCTAAAAGATGAGTTTGGTTCTACTTACAAAGAGATAGAAAAAGAGTTTGTAATTGATAAAAAAGTAGATATCCCTTTAGATGATGACTCGGCTGTTGGTATATCTGAATCAATATCTTGCGCTGTATCTGGATTTGCAAAGAGTTTTAGTGAGTTAAAACCTGATATACTGGTAGTTTTAGGTGATCGCTATGAGATATTTGCAGCCGTAACTGCAGCTATGGTAGCAAATATACCAATAGCTCATATCCATGGTGGCGAGATTACAGAAGGTGCTATTGATGATGCTATAAGACATTCTATTACCAAGATGAGTCACTTGCATTTTACTTCTACAAATGAGTATAAAAATAGAGTTATTCAGTTAGGAGAAGACCCTAAGAGAGTTTTCAATGTTGGAGCTTTGGGAGTTGAAAATATTAAAAACATTAAAGTACTGAGCAGAGAAGAGTTTGAAAAAAGTATAGATTTTAAGCTCACTAATAAAAATATACTCGTTACTTTTCATCCTGTAACCTTAGATAAAACAAGCTCCAAAGAACAGTTTAATGAGCTGCTAAAAGCATTAGATGATCTAAAAGATACAAATATTATTTTTACAAAAGCAAACAGTGACACGGATGGAAAAATCATAAATAGTATGATAGATGAATACGTATCAAAAAATCCTCAAAAATCAGTAGCTTTTGCATCACTTGGTATGCTTAGGTATTTTAGTGCTTTAACTTATGTAGATGCAGTCGTCGGGAATAGTTCAAGCGGTATTATAGAAGTTCCGAGTTTTAAAAAAGCTACAATAAACATAGGTGATAGACAAAAAGGCAGGTTACAGGCTGGCAGTGTGATTAATTCTAGCTGTGATTATGCCGATATTAAAGTAGCTATTGACAAAGGACTCTCAAATGAGTTTAATGACTCTTTAGTTAGTATACATAACCCTTATGAGGGTATGAATACATCTGATAATATTATTAAAGAGATTGTTGAAGTTGATTTAAGTAATATATTAAAGAAAAAATTTTGGGATATAAGTTATGAATAACTGTAAAGATGTAACAGTCCATAAAGAACAGAGTATAAAAGAAGCTTTAGAAGTTATAGACAAAGGTGCTATTAGAATCGCCATCGTACTTGATGAAAAAGATAAAGTTGTAGGTACATTAACAGATGGTGATATAAGAAGGGGTCTCTTAAGCGGTCTATCACTAGATTCAACTATTGATAATCTTTACTTTAAAGAACCGACACTTGCAAATGTAAATGATTCAAAAGAGTTAATAGTTCAAAAAGCAATCTCTAAACAGATCTATCAGATTCCTATTGTAGATGATGAAGGAAAACTTGTTAAGATTGAGGAGTTGGCAAACCTTTTAAAAACCAATACCAGAAGCAATAAGGTTGTTCTTATGGCTGGAGGTTTGGGTACAAGACTACGCCCATTAACAGAGGATATTCCAAAACCGCTTTTAAAAGTTGGAAATAAACCTATTTTGGAAACTATAATAGAGAACTTTGCAAAGTATGGTTTTGTCAACATTGTAATAAGCGTAAACTATAAAGCCGACATGATCAAAGAGTATTTTGGAGATGGAAGTAAGTTTGGTGTAAATATTGAATATATTGAAGAGACTAAAAGACTTGGAACGGCAGGTGCACTTAGTCTTATAAAAGACAGACCGCAAGAACCTTTCTTTGTAATGAACGCAGATCTTTTAACTAATGTAAACTTTACACACCTTCTTGATTTTCATACATATGAAAACTCGGTTGCTACTATGTGTGTTAGAGAGTATGACTATCAGGTACCATATGGTGTTATAGAAACTGATGGAAGTAATATTACATCAATTAAGGAAAAGCCTGTACAAAAGTTTTTTGTAAATGCAGGTATCTATGCACTCTCTCCTCAAGTTTTTGAGTATATTCCAAAAAATGAGTTTTATGATATGCCTACGCTTTTTGAAGATATTATAAAAGAGAAGTTAAAAACAATCTCTTTTCCTGTTCATGAATATTGGCTAGATATTGGTCGTATGAGTGATTTTGAACAGGCTCAGAGTGAATACTTTGGTGTCTTTAATGAGTAAATACTTAGCTGTTATCCCTGCACGTGGCGGGAGTAAAAGGCTTCCAAGAAAAAATGTTTTAAATATATGTGAAAAGCCTTTGATAGCTTGGAGTATTGAGGCATCATTAAATAGTAACTTGATAGATAAAACTTTGGTAACAAGTGATGATGAAGAGATACTTGATATATCAAAAAAGTACGGTGCAGAAACTATAAAAAGACCACATGATATTTCAAACGATACTGCTACAACTTATGAAGCTATAGAACATGCTATAAACGCACTGGAAATAAAATACGATTATATAGTTTTACTCCAACCTACAAGCCCCTTAAGAGGCTCAAAACACATAGATGAAGCTATAAAGTTATTAGAAGAAAAAAATGCAGATGCCATAGTATCTGTATGTGAAGTTGAACATCCTGTGCAGTGGAGTATGACTCTAAAAAATGATAATGATATGTCTGAATTTGTAAAAAATATCGATTCTCGCAGAAGTCAAGAACAAGAAAAACACTATAGATTAAACGGTGCTATATATATTTGTAAAACGGATAAACTTGTGGAGTCTAAAAGTTTCTTTTTAAAAGATAATATCTTTGCATATATTATGAATAAAGAAGATTCTATCGACATAGATGAGGAGCTAGATTTTAAACTAGCTTCACTCATCTTGTCATCTAGAAAAGATTAATTACCTGCGTTAATCTCTGCAGAGATCATCATTTGAAGTGATGAGAATTGAGCATTTACTTTACTGATCATAGAGTCATAAGCAGTAAATCTTTTTGTCATAATCTCATATCTAGCTTCTAAAAGCTCTTTAGCACGGTCATAACTCTCAGCAAGACTTGTCGCTTCAGTTTTTAAACTCGTTTCGAAGTTACTTAGAAGTTTACCGTAACCTGTATATGATTTGATTTTTTCATCTATTGTTTCAAAAATACCGGTTCTATCAACACCGTTTGAGTCTGTCCCACCTGTAAAGAAAAGTTTTACAGCATCAGGATCATCTGCCATTTTTTCTTCCAATACAGTTTTATCAAAGCTCATAGTTCCGCTTCTGTCAAGATCAAGACCGTAATTCATTAAAGATTCACCATTAGTTAGAGATGTTATAACACTATTTAGATCTCTTCTGATGTTTTTAACAAAACTCTCATCGTTGAATACACCTTTGGCTCCGTTTTCTTCGTCATAAACAGTCATATCACTTATGTTCTGCATTAAAGAATTATAAGCTTCAACAAAAAGTTCCATCTCGCCGATCAACGGTTCATTGTCTTGAGTGATATCTACCTGAGATATATCACCTTCTTTTTTAAGTGTTATATTAACACCCAGAATCAGATCATCAATTTCGTTTGTGCTTCTTGTAGTTGTAATACCATTATATTTAAACTCTGCATCTGAAGCAGTTTGGATTTTTTGGTAACCATCAGGGTTAGTTGCTGCATCATAAGGAGTCATAAGTATAGATTCTAAAGAACCACTACTATCTGTAATAGTAAGTGCCTGATCAGCACCTGTTTGACTAGAAGATACAACTAATGAGTATGCACCATCACCAGTTTGAAGGATTGATGCTTCTATATCACCGTTTGATGCATCTGTAATAGCTTGAGCCAGTTCAGATAGAGTTGTTGTAGAATCATAGTCTACAGAATAAGCACCTATTGTTAAAGTACCTGCACCACCATTAATAGCAGCATCTGAAACTGTTGCAGCTGTCGATGAGAGCGCTGTAAATTTTGTAATATCTTTTTTTGCCAAAGTTACAGTTTCAAGTGTGAAAGAATCAACTGTAGCACCAGCACTTACTTCTACTAAGGCACTCCCACTTACATCTACTGTTTTGTTGTCAAAAATAGTGTCATAGCTAAGAGCAGAAGCACTACTTTTTAATGTACTCATTAAAGATGACAACATAGTATAAGCATCTTGCTTTTGGTTATTAAGAGTTATCTTATCTTCTATCGGTGAAATTATTTGTGCTTCGTCTGCTTCTTTTAACTGATCAATTACGTCTGCAGTTAAAACACCAGAACCAACACCTAGTGAACTTATACCAGCCATGATAAATCCTTTTATCTTATTATATATATTTCCTATTGTGACACACATCGTCACATTTGTAAAAAACTTTAATTAAATCAAAGCATAGTTTATTCCATAAATTAATTGATAAATTAGCCTAAAAAACTCTAAATAAAATAAAATTGATGTCGATATACTTCACATGAATGACTCAGACAATAAGAACAATTTAACAAATAAAGGATCTAAGATGTATGGTAGTGTTGCGCATAATACTTATGCACAAAATAATGTGGGAATAGAATCACCAACAAGACTTATAGAGATGCTTTATGAGGGTGTTCTTCGTTTTAATGCACAGGCAAAAAAATCTATAAAAGAAAACGATATTGAGAAAAAAGTATATTGGATTAACCGCTCAGTTGCAATCATAACTGAACTATTAGTTATTTTAGATGATGATCAAGGTGATGTAGCATTATATCTTGAAGGATTATACAATTATGAAATATCTCTTTTAACTAGAGCAAGTGTAGATGGTGATATAGCTAAGATAGATGAAGTTAGCAATGTTTTCAAAGGTCTTTTAGAAGCATGGAGAGAGAGCACAAATGTGGGTCAATGATCTTCAAATAGCTATTATTGAAAAAGACACTGATAAGCTTGACGAACTGCTTGAGACTCTTCCTGAATTTAAAAGCAAAGAAGAGATGGAAAAAGCCGCTTATCTATTAAAAGAGGCTCTGGCTTTATTAT
This genomic interval from Sulfurimonas sp. contains the following:
- the neuC gene encoding UDP-N-acetylglucosamine 2-epimerase — protein: MDKKKVLIVTGGRAEYGLLYPVIKKVSKHKDLDLQLLVTGMHLKDEFGSTYKEIEKEFVIDKKVDIPLDDDSAVGISESISCAVSGFAKSFSELKPDILVVLGDRYEIFAAVTAAMVANIPIAHIHGGEITEGAIDDAIRHSITKMSHLHFTSTNEYKNRVIQLGEDPKRVFNVGALGVENIKNIKVLSREEFEKSIDFKLTNKNILVTFHPVTLDKTSSKEQFNELLKALDDLKDTNIIFTKANSDTDGKIINSMIDEYVSKNPQKSVAFASLGMLRYFSALTYVDAVVGNSSSGIIEVPSFKKATINIGDRQKGRLQAGSVINSSCDYADIKVAIDKGLSNEFNDSLVSIHNPYEGMNTSDNIIKEIVEVDLSNILKKKFWDISYE
- a CDS encoding nucleotidyltransferase family protein — encoded protein: MNNCKDVTVHKEQSIKEALEVIDKGAIRIAIVLDEKDKVVGTLTDGDIRRGLLSGLSLDSTIDNLYFKEPTLANVNDSKELIVQKAISKQIYQIPIVDDEGKLVKIEELANLLKTNTRSNKVVLMAGGLGTRLRPLTEDIPKPLLKVGNKPILETIIENFAKYGFVNIVISVNYKADMIKEYFGDGSKFGVNIEYIEETKRLGTAGALSLIKDRPQEPFFVMNADLLTNVNFTHLLDFHTYENSVATMCVREYDYQVPYGVIETDGSNITSIKEKPVQKFFVNAGIYALSPQVFEYIPKNEFYDMPTLFEDIIKEKLKTISFPVHEYWLDIGRMSDFEQAQSEYFGVFNE
- a CDS encoding cytidylyltransferase domain-containing protein yields the protein MSKYLAVIPARGGSKRLPRKNVLNICEKPLIAWSIEASLNSNLIDKTLVTSDDEEILDISKKYGAETIKRPHDISNDTATTYEAIEHAINALEIKYDYIVLLQPTSPLRGSKHIDEAIKLLEEKNADAIVSVCEVEHPVQWSMTLKNDNDMSEFVKNIDSRRSQEQEKHYRLNGAIYICKTDKLVESKSFFLKDNIFAYIMNKEDSIDIDEELDFKLASLILSSRKD
- the fliD gene encoding flagellar filament capping protein FliD; amino-acid sequence: MAGISSLGVGSGVLTADVIDQLKEADEAQIISPIEDKITLNNQKQDAYTMLSSLMSTLKSSASALSYDTIFDNKTVDVSGSALVEVSAGATVDSFTLETVTLAKKDITKFTALSSTAATVSDAAINGGAGTLTIGAYSVDYDSTTTLSELAQAITDASNGDIEASILQTGDGAYSLVVSSSQTGADQALTITDSSGSLESILMTPYDAATNPDGYQKIQTASDAEFKYNGITTTRSTNEIDDLILGVNITLKKEGDISQVDITQDNEPLIGEMELFVEAYNSLMQNISDMTVYDEENGAKGVFNDESFVKNIRRDLNSVITSLTNGESLMNYGLDLDRSGTMSFDKTVLEEKMADDPDAVKLFFTGGTDSNGVDRTGIFETIDEKIKSYTGYGKLLSNFETSLKTEATSLAESYDRAKELLEARYEIMTKRFTAYDSMISKVNAQFSSLQMMISAEINAGN
- the fliS gene encoding flagellar export chaperone FliS; translation: MYGSVAHNTYAQNNVGIESPTRLIEMLYEGVLRFNAQAKKSIKENDIEKKVYWINRSVAIITELLVILDDDQGDVALYLEGLYNYEISLLTRASVDGDIAKIDEVSNVFKGLLEAWRESTNVGQ